From the Maioricimonas rarisocia genome, one window contains:
- the dnaG gene encoding DNA primase yields MSAEFPNDFKETVRAQTDIVQLIGESIALSSRSGGREMVGLCPFHDDHNPSMRVYPERQTFRCWVCQTGGDCFTFVMEHDKLSFREALELLAQRANIPIPRSNRSGPSTTVDEKAALLEALAWACAQFHTALLELPEAEPARQYLRQRGYTAETVRKFRLGYHPDDWQWLLHRARGKFTEEQLLTARLIARSERGRLYDYFRGRVLFPILNERAQPVAFGGRILPGADGDQAKYFNSPESPVFHKSRLVYGLSHARDAIRDSKTAVVVEGYTDCITCHQAGLNNVVGTLGTALTEQHVTTIKRFAPKVVLIYDGDDAGQMAAERAVERFLAQDVDLRILTLPGGQDPADYLGEHGVDALQGLVSAAPEAWEYKMRSVWGRVDIGTIAGRQRVLEEMIELLACIPEMAQNVRESLLIADLSTRLSVAEHQVREQLRELRSRPTRRHREPDQPRPQVAADAMRLLKGNLTRSDRLELELLENIFVRGDLAARVRDEVPLEWIQNTRLRELLAACYRLLDEGRVPEFDAVMLTLEDPDLKRLAVWVDEGLHAKNVHGRVDGGEQESPDGCPSFLRRSIDNLKWRRDEESNGRIALQLSAQREGTPTLDEQAEDLLRQATEFHQRRATKRAPLSN; encoded by the coding sequence GTGTCAGCTGAGTTCCCGAACGATTTCAAGGAAACCGTTCGTGCCCAGACGGACATCGTCCAGCTCATTGGCGAGTCGATCGCACTCTCGTCACGCTCCGGTGGCCGCGAGATGGTCGGTCTCTGCCCCTTCCACGACGACCACAACCCGTCGATGCGGGTGTATCCCGAGCGTCAGACGTTTCGCTGCTGGGTCTGCCAGACGGGTGGCGACTGCTTCACCTTCGTGATGGAGCACGACAAGCTCAGCTTTCGCGAAGCACTCGAGCTTCTCGCGCAGCGAGCCAATATCCCGATCCCCCGATCGAACCGTTCCGGCCCGTCCACGACAGTCGACGAGAAGGCGGCCCTTCTCGAAGCACTCGCCTGGGCGTGTGCCCAGTTCCATACGGCACTGCTCGAGCTGCCGGAAGCCGAGCCAGCCCGGCAGTACCTTCGGCAGCGCGGCTACACCGCCGAGACGGTCAGGAAGTTTCGACTCGGTTATCACCCGGATGACTGGCAGTGGCTGCTGCACCGGGCCCGCGGCAAATTCACTGAAGAACAGCTGCTGACCGCACGACTGATTGCCCGCAGCGAACGAGGCCGGCTGTACGACTACTTCCGCGGCCGCGTGCTGTTTCCCATTTTGAACGAACGTGCACAACCGGTCGCTTTCGGTGGGCGGATTCTGCCCGGTGCCGATGGCGACCAGGCCAAGTATTTCAACTCGCCCGAAAGCCCCGTCTTCCATAAAAGTCGACTGGTTTACGGGTTGAGCCACGCCCGCGACGCCATTCGGGATTCGAAGACAGCAGTTGTCGTTGAAGGGTATACCGATTGCATTACCTGCCATCAGGCGGGTCTGAACAATGTGGTGGGCACACTGGGCACGGCTCTGACGGAGCAGCACGTGACCACAATCAAGCGATTTGCCCCCAAAGTCGTTCTCATCTATGACGGCGATGACGCCGGTCAGATGGCAGCCGAACGGGCTGTTGAGCGGTTTCTTGCACAGGACGTCGACCTGCGGATCCTGACGCTGCCTGGCGGACAGGATCCGGCCGACTATCTCGGCGAACATGGAGTTGATGCCCTGCAGGGGCTGGTTTCCGCGGCGCCGGAAGCATGGGAATACAAGATGAGGTCGGTCTGGGGTCGCGTCGACATCGGCACGATCGCCGGGCGGCAACGCGTTCTCGAGGAGATGATTGAACTGCTTGCCTGCATTCCCGAAATGGCCCAGAACGTTCGCGAAAGCCTGCTGATCGCCGACCTCTCGACTCGCCTGTCCGTGGCCGAGCACCAGGTCCGCGAGCAGCTCCGCGAACTTCGCAGTCGCCCCACCCGTCGACATCGCGAGCCGGATCAGCCCCGGCCGCAGGTGGCCGCCGACGCGATGCGACTGCTCAAGGGAAACCTCACGCGGTCCGATCGCCTCGAACTCGAACTGCTTGAAAACATCTTTGTCCGGGGGGACCTGGCGGCCCGTGTACGGGACGAGGTGCCCCTGGAGTGGATACAGAACACAAGGCTCAGAGAGCTACTTGCCGCCTGCTACCGACTGCTCGACGAAGGCCGGGTCCCCGAATTCGATGCCGTCATGTTGACGCTCGAAGACCCGGACCTGAAACGGCTGGCAGTCTGGGTCGACGAAGGTCTGCACGCGAAGAATGTGCACGGCCGCGTCGATGGCGGCGAACAGGAATCACCAGACGGGTGTCCTTCGTTTCTCCGGCGGTCGATCGACAATCTGAAATGGCGCCGGGACGAGGAATCCAATGGTCGGATTGCACTGCAGCTATCCGCACAGCGCGAGGGAACGCCGACGCTCGACGAACAGGCCGAAGACCTGCTCCGTCAGGCGACCGAGTTTCACCAGAGAAGAGCGACCAAGAGGGCGCCGTTGTCGAACTGA
- the rpoD gene encoding RNA polymerase sigma factor RpoD, which translates to MHRLDDGLRELIALGKKQGYLTFTQVNDYLPDEAVSPEKMDNLLMCIEEMGLEIVDEQKAPALANGTAPPADDKKKRSRKKTTKPKELIEAESSRRIDDPVRMYLTQMGQIPLLTREEEIGLAKTIEVTRKRFRRQLLESDFAMRAAQDVLSKVHAGELPFDRTIKVSLTEGLEKEQILGRMPHNLKTLDVLHEQNVEDFKRWQDSSYSRSEREEAHKQICSRRRKMATLLEEMSLRTQRLQPVMKRLEQISDRMTELKRRIASLKRLKSAKDERANLQQELNDLMSLTLETPETLAERVATIQDRFASYEKSMRDLSGGNLRLVVSIAKKYRNRGLSFLDLIQEGNTGLMRAVDKYEYRRGYKFSTYATWWIRQAITRAIADQARTIRIPVHMIETMSKLRRVGKQLVQELGREPTVDELAEAAGVTVEETRRVLKISRHPISLDRPVGESEDSFFGEFIEDDSTDSPVNSATSEMLKDKIDQVLKTLTYREREIIKLRYGLGDGYTYTLEEVGRIFKVTRERVRQIEAKAVRKLQHPVRSRQLKGFLDRLAAGAGH; encoded by the coding sequence GTGCATCGACTCGACGATGGTTTGCGGGAACTGATCGCGCTGGGGAAGAAGCAGGGCTATCTCACCTTCACGCAGGTCAATGACTATCTGCCGGACGAAGCAGTCAGTCCGGAGAAGATGGACAACCTGCTGATGTGTATCGAAGAGATGGGCCTCGAGATCGTCGACGAGCAGAAGGCTCCGGCGCTCGCGAACGGTACGGCCCCTCCCGCCGATGACAAAAAGAAGCGGTCCCGCAAGAAGACCACCAAGCCGAAGGAACTCATCGAGGCGGAATCGTCGCGACGCATCGACGACCCGGTCCGCATGTACCTGACGCAGATGGGGCAGATCCCGCTGCTCACCCGCGAGGAAGAAATCGGCCTCGCCAAAACCATCGAAGTGACCCGCAAACGGTTCCGTCGCCAACTCCTCGAGAGCGACTTTGCGATGCGGGCCGCCCAGGATGTCCTCTCGAAAGTGCATGCCGGCGAACTCCCCTTCGACCGGACCATCAAGGTCTCGCTCACCGAAGGTCTCGAGAAGGAACAGATCCTCGGCCGCATGCCACACAACCTGAAGACGCTCGACGTTCTCCACGAACAGAACGTCGAAGACTTCAAGCGGTGGCAGGACAGCAGCTATTCCCGCAGCGAACGCGAAGAAGCCCACAAGCAGATCTGCAGCCGACGCCGCAAGATGGCCACCCTTCTGGAAGAGATGAGCCTGCGCACGCAGCGTCTGCAGCCGGTGATGAAGCGGCTCGAGCAGATCTCCGATCGCATGACCGAGCTGAAGCGGCGGATCGCCAGCCTCAAGCGGCTTAAGTCGGCGAAGGACGAACGGGCGAATCTGCAGCAGGAACTCAACGACCTGATGTCGCTGACCCTCGAGACGCCCGAGACGCTCGCCGAACGGGTCGCAACCATCCAGGACCGGTTCGCTTCCTACGAGAAGTCGATGCGTGACCTGTCCGGCGGCAACCTGCGGCTGGTCGTCTCGATCGCCAAGAAATACCGCAATCGTGGCCTGAGCTTCCTCGACCTCATTCAGGAAGGGAACACCGGCCTGATGCGGGCGGTCGACAAGTACGAGTACCGCCGCGGATACAAGTTCTCCACCTACGCCACGTGGTGGATCCGGCAGGCCATCACCCGGGCCATCGCCGACCAGGCCCGAACGATCCGCATCCCGGTCCACATGATCGAAACGATGTCGAAGCTGCGGCGGGTGGGCAAGCAGCTGGTCCAGGAACTGGGCCGCGAACCAACCGTCGACGAACTGGCCGAAGCGGCCGGCGTGACCGTCGAGGAGACCCGGCGGGTATTGAAAATCTCACGTCATCCCATTAGCCTTGACCGGCCGGTGGGCGAAAGCGAGGACAGCTTCTTCGGTGAATTCATCGAGGACGACTCGACCGACAGCCCGGTCAACTCGGCCACGAGCGAGATGCTCAAGGACAAGATTGACCAGGTCCTCAAGACGTTGACGTATCGCGAGCGGGAAATCATCAAGCTCCGCTACGGCCTTGGGGACGGTTACACGTACACGCTGGAAGAAGTCGGGCGGATCTTCAAAGTGACGCGAGAGCGTGTCCGACAGATCGAAGCGAAAGCCGTGCGAAAGCTGCAGCACCCGGTGCGCAGCCGGCAGCTCAAAGGCTTTCTCGACCGACTCGCCGCCGGTGCAGGACATTAG
- a CDS encoding zinc ribbon domain-containing protein, with protein MTIAAPELTRLHELHLKLRDVRDELARGPRQIKAREQIVAQSREKQAQAEEQLKQFKAAADRKSLDLKTHESKIGELQAKLNAAASNREYDIIRGQIDADRVAMSVLEDEILELLDKVDRKRTEIGDLEVEVKKAETEKQRFAAEFESKLAGLESRAAELEEKIKATETGLEGDVAEKYRRLVAAYGADAMAAVEGGVCTNCYVGLTTQTQVFLRSGKIIFCTTCGRLLYLPVAD; from the coding sequence ATGACCATCGCAGCGCCCGAACTGACGCGACTGCACGAACTGCATTTGAAGTTACGCGACGTGCGGGACGAACTGGCCCGCGGCCCCCGGCAGATCAAGGCTCGCGAGCAGATCGTCGCTCAGTCCCGCGAGAAGCAGGCCCAGGCGGAAGAGCAGCTCAAACAGTTCAAGGCGGCCGCCGACCGCAAGTCGCTCGACCTGAAGACCCACGAATCGAAAATCGGCGAACTCCAGGCCAAGCTGAACGCCGCCGCCTCCAATCGTGAGTACGACATCATTCGTGGCCAGATCGACGCCGACCGCGTCGCCATGAGCGTCCTCGAAGACGAAATTCTCGAGCTGCTCGACAAGGTGGACCGCAAACGAACCGAGATCGGCGACCTCGAAGTTGAGGTCAAGAAAGCCGAGACCGAGAAGCAGCGGTTCGCCGCCGAGTTCGAATCGAAACTGGCGGGCCTCGAATCGCGCGCTGCCGAACTCGAAGAGAAGATCAAGGCGACCGAAACCGGGCTCGAAGGAGACGTCGCTGAGAAGTACCGTCGACTTGTGGCCGCCTACGGAGCCGATGCCATGGCAGCGGTCGAGGGAGGTGTCTGCACGAACTGCTACGTGGGGCTGACGACGCAGACCCAGGTCTTCCTCCGCAGCGGGAAGATCATCTTCTGCACTACCTGCGGACGCCTGCTGTACCTTCCGGTCGCAGACTGA
- a CDS encoding GNAT family N-acetyltransferase, protein MIRLVPITTSLGQSLQEGHSTFDETYGLQCGDLGELIGQVVAATLEMHAPQGPAEPWCGYLAADGQTGAIVGTCAFKSPPTAEGVEIAYFTFPPFEGKGYGTAMAAQLTELASGAGPGVRVFAQTLPESSVSTRILERNGFRRVGERQHPEDGRVWEWERLP, encoded by the coding sequence ATGATCAGACTCGTCCCGATCACCACGTCGCTGGGGCAGTCGCTCCAAGAGGGGCATTCCACGTTCGATGAGACCTATGGATTGCAGTGCGGCGACCTGGGGGAGCTGATCGGACAGGTCGTGGCGGCGACTCTGGAGATGCACGCGCCGCAGGGACCGGCCGAGCCCTGGTGCGGCTATCTGGCGGCCGACGGTCAGACCGGCGCGATTGTCGGAACGTGCGCGTTCAAGAGTCCGCCGACGGCCGAAGGCGTCGAAATCGCGTACTTCACGTTTCCCCCGTTCGAGGGGAAAGGCTACGGAACGGCCATGGCCGCACAGCTGACGGAACTCGCGAGCGGTGCCGGGCCGGGCGTTCGCGTGTTCGCCCAGACCCTGCCGGAGTCCTCGGTCTCGACGCGGATCCTCGAACGAAACGGCTTCCGACGCGTTGGCGAACGGCAGCATCCGGAGGATGGCCGCGTCTGGGAGTGGGAGCGGTTGCCGTGA
- a CDS encoding CBS domain-containing protein, producing MSTPRLAADVMVTRLVTLGPDVPVIEGIARLLKSNITGAPVHDGTRNYLGVFSEKCCLNVLSLAVEHADEVHSTAPKCCAKDFMARKLMTLRPEMDVFDAIGLLLKNRISGAPVVDSSGNFLGVFSEKTSMRVVIESAYAQLPTAEVGAFMNDDPHRNVDEKTDLPTIVHLFLSTPYRRLVVLRGKRPVGQISRRDALRAGFPLLGKLAAHEEKLDAAHEGTGLESLADRPTTAPLSAFMDRNARTVVEDDDMLSLANVFLQTNYRRLPVLRERRLMGQISRRDLLKAAHQMMAVPSTRESNLLYLSSLTPREEAPIS from the coding sequence ATGAGCACACCTCGTCTTGCCGCCGACGTCATGGTGACCCGTCTCGTCACGCTGGGACCTGACGTTCCTGTCATCGAGGGGATCGCCCGCCTGTTGAAGTCGAACATCACCGGGGCTCCGGTTCACGACGGCACGAGGAATTATCTCGGTGTCTTTTCAGAAAAGTGTTGCCTGAACGTTCTGAGTCTGGCCGTCGAGCACGCCGATGAGGTGCACTCCACCGCCCCGAAATGCTGCGCCAAAGACTTCATGGCCCGCAAACTGATGACGCTCCGACCGGAAATGGACGTCTTCGACGCGATCGGCCTGCTTCTGAAGAACAGGATCTCCGGTGCTCCGGTCGTCGACTCCAGTGGCAACTTCCTGGGCGTGTTCTCCGAAAAGACCAGTATGCGGGTGGTCATCGAGTCTGCCTATGCCCAGCTTCCGACCGCGGAAGTCGGTGCCTTCATGAACGACGATCCGCACCGGAACGTCGACGAGAAGACCGATCTGCCGACCATCGTACACCTGTTCCTCAGCACACCATACCGTCGACTGGTGGTGCTGCGAGGCAAACGACCGGTCGGCCAGATCAGTCGCCGCGACGCACTGCGGGCCGGCTTCCCGCTGCTGGGCAAGCTTGCCGCCCACGAAGAGAAGCTGGATGCGGCTCACGAAGGGACCGGACTGGAATCGCTGGCCGACCGCCCGACGACCGCTCCACTGTCCGCCTTCATGGATCGTAACGCCCGCACCGTGGTCGAAGACGACGACATGCTCTCGCTGGCGAACGTCTTCCTGCAGACCAACTACCGTCGTCTGCCGGTCCTGCGGGAACGGCGCCTCATGGGACAGATCAGCCGACGTGATCTGCTCAAGGCGGCCCATCAGATGATGGCGGTTCCCAGCACCAGGGAATCGAACCTGCTCTACCTCAGTTCCCTCACGCCGCGCGAAGAAGCTCCGATTTCGTAG
- a CDS encoding DUF1549 domain-containing protein codes for MNAEQHRELNRLVDALCEGTLTAAQMQQLESMVLGSAEARARYLDQIELHGLLHWDAANGVRQGNGVVATASKGRSAASSKAPVSRRRAGIGWAVAAGLLIAVVAVVPWLARQTGTGQPDPIAESGLENPGEVAAGDETGAPVEPPPVIQLTNRSDESPGDAVAEPESVATSAVEVAEVPADRIPEWIDAQIARAWQEYDVAPSPPAEDAEWFRRVHLDLLGYIPEASEVEAFLADTAPGKTTRVVSRLLEHPDSARHFATIWTNLLVGRTEREGVRRESLHEFLENQFHANRPWDELVADLIAAEGTDTENPAAVFLLANLNNEAVPATALTARLFLGTQVQCMQCHKHPWYEGDQEQFWALNSFFQQTQIARVGADETDDAAMSRQFELVSAETGGPTYYETLRGVMKATYPQFAGQEIDDSPETNRRRELARLMSLDENRQMASAFVNRLWAHFFGYGFTRPIDDMGPHNPPTHPELLEGLAQRFAESGYDVRKLTQWICETEAYRLTSRFSEQNRMDDPARGEIPLFSRMYVKPLSAEQVYDSLLVATCRSPRGRAAESIRVADREEWLQPFFSMDPTEENCEQSTFDGSLPQSLELMNGPLVRTATSAREGTVLHEILTTSASDANRIRQVALATVGRAPTDREMMALQRMVQSRIKWATHRGMTPRQGLRLALQDVYWAYLNSNEFVTNH; via the coding sequence ATGAATGCCGAGCAGCACCGCGAACTGAACCGTCTGGTTGACGCCCTGTGCGAGGGAACGCTGACGGCTGCGCAGATGCAGCAACTGGAAAGCATGGTGCTGGGGTCGGCCGAGGCGCGTGCACGGTATCTGGACCAGATCGAACTGCACGGGTTGCTGCACTGGGATGCTGCCAACGGCGTCCGTCAGGGGAACGGAGTTGTGGCAACGGCCTCGAAGGGGCGCTCTGCTGCCTCGTCGAAGGCACCTGTCTCCCGTCGTCGCGCGGGGATCGGCTGGGCGGTTGCCGCGGGGCTGCTGATTGCGGTCGTCGCCGTTGTGCCGTGGCTCGCGCGTCAGACCGGAACCGGACAGCCGGACCCGATCGCAGAATCCGGTCTTGAGAATCCGGGCGAAGTGGCGGCGGGTGACGAAACGGGAGCACCGGTTGAGCCGCCTCCAGTCATTCAGCTGACCAACCGCTCCGACGAATCGCCGGGGGACGCGGTTGCAGAACCCGAATCCGTGGCGACCTCCGCAGTCGAAGTTGCCGAGGTACCGGCTGATCGCATCCCCGAGTGGATCGATGCGCAGATCGCTCGCGCGTGGCAGGAATACGACGTGGCACCGTCACCGCCGGCCGAAGATGCCGAGTGGTTCCGCCGTGTGCACTTGGATCTGCTCGGCTACATTCCCGAAGCGAGTGAGGTTGAAGCATTTCTCGCGGATACGGCTCCGGGAAAGACGACCCGTGTCGTTTCACGGCTGCTCGAGCATCCCGATTCGGCCCGGCACTTCGCCACGATCTGGACCAATCTGCTGGTGGGGCGGACGGAGCGGGAGGGCGTGCGGCGTGAGTCGTTGCATGAATTCCTCGAAAATCAGTTCCACGCCAACCGCCCCTGGGACGAGCTGGTCGCCGATCTGATCGCCGCCGAGGGGACGGACACCGAGAACCCGGCCGCGGTCTTCCTGCTGGCCAATCTGAACAACGAAGCGGTGCCGGCAACGGCACTGACGGCCCGGCTGTTTCTGGGGACGCAGGTCCAGTGCATGCAGTGCCACAAGCATCCGTGGTACGAGGGGGACCAGGAACAGTTCTGGGCGCTCAACAGTTTCTTCCAGCAGACGCAGATCGCCCGCGTCGGGGCCGACGAAACCGATGACGCTGCGATGTCGCGGCAGTTCGAACTCGTTTCGGCCGAAACGGGGGGACCGACGTACTACGAAACACTGCGGGGGGTCATGAAGGCGACTTACCCGCAGTTCGCCGGGCAGGAGATCGACGACTCGCCGGAGACCAATCGCCGTCGCGAACTGGCGAGGCTGATGTCGCTGGACGAAAACCGACAGATGGCCTCGGCGTTCGTGAACCGGTTGTGGGCTCACTTTTTCGGGTACGGGTTCACGCGTCCGATCGACGACATGGGTCCGCACAACCCGCCTACGCACCCGGAGCTCCTCGAGGGACTCGCGCAGCGGTTCGCCGAATCGGGCTACGATGTGCGGAAGCTGACGCAGTGGATCTGCGAGACGGAGGCGTACCGTCTGACGAGCCGCTTTAGCGAGCAGAACCGGATGGACGACCCGGCGCGCGGCGAGATTCCTCTGTTCAGCCGGATGTACGTCAAACCGCTCTCCGCCGAGCAGGTGTACGACTCGCTGCTCGTGGCAACCTGTCGCAGTCCTCGAGGACGTGCCGCCGAATCGATTCGCGTGGCCGACCGTGAGGAGTGGTTGCAGCCGTTCTTTTCGATGGATCCAACCGAAGAGAACTGCGAGCAGAGCACCTTTGACGGATCGCTGCCACAGTCGCTGGAGCTGATGAACGGACCGCTGGTGCGGACGGCAACGAGTGCCCGCGAAGGAACCGTGCTGCACGAGATTCTGACGACCAGTGCGAGTGACGCCAACCGCATCCGGCAAGTCGCCCTGGCCACAGTGGGACGAGCGCCAACCGATCGCGAGATGATGGCCCTGCAGCGAATGGTGCAGTCCCGGATCAAGTGGGCCACGCACCGTGGGATGACGCCCCGCCAGGGGCTGCGGCTGGCGCTGCAGGACGTCTACTGGGCGTACCTGAACTCAAACGAGTTCGTGACGAATCATTAA
- a CDS encoding sigma-70 family RNA polymerase sigma factor, with the protein MQGTGPDEEFVRLFTVSQRRLYLLILSQVPSTEQAEEILQNTNVVVLAKHTQFEAGTNFFAWAARIATYEVLKFRQKRHRDRLRFSDEFVQAVAQDAVERSEDYEERRRALEECLGKLRESDRELIQQRYAPGTSGKELAEHLGRPANSVYQSLGRIRRTLAECVKRTLKVEAVT; encoded by the coding sequence ATGCAAGGGACAGGGCCGGACGAAGAGTTCGTCCGCCTGTTCACGGTGAGCCAACGCCGGTTGTATCTGTTGATTCTAAGCCAGGTTCCGTCGACAGAGCAGGCCGAGGAAATCCTGCAGAACACCAACGTCGTGGTTCTCGCCAAGCACACGCAGTTCGAGGCGGGGACGAACTTTTTCGCCTGGGCCGCCAGAATCGCTACTTACGAGGTGCTCAAATTTCGCCAGAAGCGGCACCGGGATCGACTCCGCTTCAGCGACGAGTTTGTGCAGGCCGTCGCGCAGGATGCCGTCGAACGGTCGGAGGACTACGAGGAGCGGCGGCGGGCCCTCGAGGAATGTCTGGGAAAGCTGCGGGAGAGCGACCGGGAATTGATCCAGCAGCGGTACGCCCCGGGGACGTCCGGGAAAGAACTGGCTGAGCACTTGGGACGCCCGGCGAATTCGGTCTACCAGTCACTGGGGCGCATCCGTCGCACCCTTGCCGAATGCGTCAAACGGACTCTGAAGGTGGAGGCCGTCACATGA
- a CDS encoding phosphoglycerate kinase yields MAKKSIADVDVAGKTVLIRVDFNVPLDDSQNITDDRRIVMALPTIKSVLDRGGKVVLMSHLGRPKGAPEAKYSLAPAAKRLGELLSKDVAFASDTVGDDAQAKVGSLQDGGVVVLENLRFNEGEKSGDADFAGKLAAMADIYCNDAFGTCHRTDASMFAVPQAMGDKPKVVGFLVEKEIKYLSEAISNPQRPFVAILGGAKVSDKIEVIKNLLSICDKVVIGGAMAYTFSLAQGGKVGESLVEKDKVDLAKELLHKGSDKLVLPVDTHCGDDFSSDCNKQVVAAGEIPDGFEGLDIGPKTAEQYAELARSAKTIVWNGPMGVFEMPPFDAGTKAVAQAIADSDGVSIIGGGDSAAAIQQLGFADQVSHVSTGGGASLEMLEGKAFAAVDELDDAD; encoded by the coding sequence ATGGCAAAGAAATCCATCGCCGACGTCGATGTCGCCGGCAAGACCGTCCTGATTCGTGTCGATTTCAACGTCCCGCTCGACGACAGCCAGAACATCACCGACGACCGCCGGATCGTCATGGCGCTGCCGACGATCAAGTCGGTGCTCGATCGGGGCGGCAAGGTCGTGCTGATGAGCCACCTGGGGCGGCCGAAGGGGGCGCCGGAGGCGAAGTACAGCCTGGCGCCGGCGGCGAAGCGGTTGGGCGAACTCCTGAGCAAGGACGTCGCTTTTGCCAGCGACACGGTCGGAGATGACGCTCAGGCCAAGGTGGGCAGCCTGCAGGATGGTGGCGTCGTTGTCCTCGAGAACCTGCGGTTCAACGAGGGAGAGAAGTCGGGCGACGCGGACTTTGCCGGCAAGCTCGCCGCGATGGCCGACATCTACTGCAACGACGCGTTCGGCACCTGTCATCGGACGGACGCTTCGATGTTTGCCGTCCCGCAGGCGATGGGAGACAAGCCGAAGGTCGTCGGCTTCCTCGTCGAGAAGGAAATCAAGTACCTGAGCGAAGCGATCTCGAATCCGCAGCGACCTTTCGTCGCGATCCTTGGGGGTGCCAAGGTTTCGGACAAGATCGAAGTCATCAAGAACCTGCTGTCGATCTGTGACAAGGTGGTGATCGGCGGTGCGATGGCGTACACGTTCTCGCTGGCCCAGGGAGGCAAGGTGGGCGAGAGTCTCGTGGAGAAGGACAAGGTCGATCTGGCGAAAGAACTCCTCCACAAGGGGAGCGACAAGCTTGTGCTGCCAGTTGATACGCACTGTGGCGACGACTTCAGCAGCGACTGCAACAAGCAGGTCGTGGCGGCCGGCGAGATTCCGGACGGCTTCGAAGGACTGGACATCGGTCCGAAGACGGCCGAGCAGTACGCAGAGCTGGCCCGCTCGGCCAAGACGATCGTCTGGAACGGCCCGATGGGCGTGTTCGAGATGCCGCCGTTCGACGCCGGCACCAAGGCCGTTGCGCAGGCGATTGCCGACAGTGACGGCGTGAGCATCATCGGTGGTGGTGACAGTGCCGCGGCAATCCAGCAGTTGGGCTTCGCCGATCAGGTGTCGCATGTGAGTACCGGCGGAGGCGCGAGTCTGGAAATGCTGGAGGGCAAAGCGTTTGCGGCCGTCGACGAGCTCGACGACGCCGACTGA